One genomic window of Candidatus Nitrospira inopinata includes the following:
- a CDS encoding all3515 family Zur-repressed PEP-CTERM protein, with the protein MAQGFAALALGLALAQGVESQAVEYYVGIDGRAVIPTGTYAGLDNPNYGRLTFLYAHLNETDPTRNHYHGIGAYTYSGPADAPVINPTNANNRIPETYTAQPPLPLFPGEGVHAGLWVSRPVPGLEYSLLEWAPTDRIRDAELGSPEHYLFHSSGGRWTQSLEGTRLALQTVGLTPGLRVMDQTGTTIFTGPGQTYVLGEGDRFSFFPTFYTVLADESRYTASFRLIDLNGGAGHSGIFHFDFRPVPLPAAVWLMGAGLASLGLLARRGSSSDKG; encoded by the coding sequence TGTGGGCATCGATGGGCGAGCGGTGATTCCCACCGGCACCTACGCGGGGCTCGACAATCCCAACTATGGGCGGCTCACGTTTTTGTATGCCCATCTGAACGAAACGGATCCGACGAGGAACCATTACCACGGGATTGGGGCCTATACTTACAGTGGACCGGCCGATGCGCCCGTGATCAATCCAACGAATGCCAACAACCGGATTCCGGAGACCTATACGGCGCAGCCACCCTTACCCCTCTTCCCAGGTGAAGGTGTCCATGCCGGCCTCTGGGTGAGCCGGCCGGTCCCCGGCTTGGAATACAGTCTGTTGGAGTGGGCTCCAACCGACCGGATCCGTGATGCCGAACTGGGATCGCCGGAACACTATCTCTTCCACAGTTCTGGAGGAAGGTGGACACAATCCTTGGAAGGAACCAGGCTCGCGCTTCAGACAGTGGGGCTGACGCCCGGTCTTCGGGTGATGGACCAGACCGGCACTACGATTTTTACCGGCCCTGGGCAAACCTATGTGTTAGGGGAGGGAGACCGATTCTCGTTCTTCCCGACGTTCTATACAGTGCTGGCCGATGAGTCTCGCTACACGGCATCGTTCCGGTTGATCGATCTCAACGGCGGAGCGGGGCACAGCGGCATCTTTCATTTTGACTTCAGGCCTGTGCCCTTGCCCGCCGCAGTGTGGCTGATGGGGGCTGGGCTGGCTTCGCTTGGCCTGCTGGCCAGACGAGGGTCATCGAGCGACAAAGGGTAA